TAGGTTGTCTAGAGTTTATGAGTCAGGTGAAGAAATTACTGTTGCTTTATTAAGAGAGAATAGCCTCTTTGGTGTTTTATCTCTACTGACAGGCCATAGATCTGATCGTTTTTATCACGCCATAGCTTTCACAAGAGTTGAGATGATAACGGCACCTGCAAATTCTGTTTTAAGAGCAATAGAGGAAGATGCATCAGTAGGACTATTATTGTTGCAGGGTCTTTCTAGTAGAATCTTACAAACAGAAACTATGATTGAAACTCTTACTCATAGAGATATGTCTTCTCGATTAGTAAGCTTTTTAATGGTCCTTTGTAGAGACTTTGGAGTTGCAAGTGAGAAAGGTATTACAGTAGATCTGAGGCTTTCACATCAAGCTATAGCTGAAGCTATTGGTTCAACAAGAGTAACGATTACGAGATTATTGGGAGATTTAAAGGATTCCGGGCTTTTAACTATTGAAAGAAAAAAGATTACAGTATTTGATCCAATAGCTCTTGCAAAAAGATTTAATTGATTCATCATTAATTATGATGTATCGACTAAATAAAATATTGTGGCCTGGATTTTAATTGTTTTTTTAATTTTACTAGGAGGATTAATTGCACCATTTGGGGATCTACTTGGCACCAAAATTGGTAAAGCAAGATTCAGTATCTTAAAATTAAGACCAAAGAAAACAGCGACAATTATAACGATAATAACTGGAGGCTTTATTAGTTCAATATCTATAGGATTATTGCTTTTAATTAGTGAAGAATTTAGGCAAAGGCTTTTTGTTGACATCCCTTTTTTACAAAAAACTCTGGATGAAAGCAAAAAGGCGCTTATTCCTTTGCAGGAAGAAAGGAGGATTCTCGAAGAGAAGATTAATATTAAAGAAAAGGAATTAAATAAACTAAAAAGTGATGTTAAAGATTTCAGGAGTGGAAATGTAGTAATCAAAAAAGGTCAAACTTTATTTATCGCCCAAGTTAATTCTAATCCAAAAGTAAAATTTGATTTAGCGAAAATTTATAATAGTGCAGATAAATATGTTCAAAAAATTGTAATTCCCAGTAAAAAAGAAATAAAAAATATTCTTTTGTGGAAACCTACTGATATTTCTGAAATTGAAAGAGTTGCTACAAAAGGAGGTAATTGGATCATATTAATTAAAGCAGCTACTAATGTCCTGAAGGGAGATAATTTTGTTTTTGTATACCCAGAGTTGCTGCAAAATAAGATTATCGTAAGAAAAGGTGAGGTTATTACGAGTGAAATTCTTATTAATAATGATCTCGACTATAAAAATATAAATTTTAAAATTAGAACTTTGTTAAGAAAAACAAGAGATCAAATTAAGTCAAAGGGATCTATTACTAATGAAATTACTACAAGGGGAGATTTTATTAAAAAAATTATAGATTCATTGGATACTAATAGAAATATAAAATACAAATTAGAGGTGGTATCTTTAAGGGATAGTAAAACTTCAGATCCTATATTAGTTGATTTGACTATTACCGAAGAATAATCTATTTATGAGTAAATTTTTATCAATTGATCCTGGTAAAAGTAAATGTGGTTTGGTTCTAGCTGAAATAAGTAAAAAAAAAGTTTATAAAGCTGTAATTATTAAAAGTGAATTACTAGAGGATTATGTAAGAAATTTAAATACCGTTGAAGACATATCAAAAATTATTATTGGTAATGGCACAACCAGTAAAGAAATTAAGAAAAAACTAAATTTTTTAAAAAAAGAAATAATAACTTTTGAAGAAAAAAATACTACTTATAGAGCCAAGTCAAGATACTTCGAGCTTTTCCCTATTAGCGTTTTCAGGTTTTTCATTCCAAGGGAGGTTTTTATTCTTAATAAAAATCTTGATGCAATCTCAGCACTAATAATTTTAGAAGATTATTGCAAAATTAAGTTTACTTTTAGTCAAAATATAGATTTTAAAACTTGGCTGAAATAGAAAATTTATATTGATTCCCCGCTTCTAGTTCATAATCTTTTCTCAATAAAAATCTTAATAAGGCATCCTCAATTAAGGCTCTTCCCAAAGGAGGATGCACTATTAATAAACCTTTGTTAAAAGACCATGTAAAAGTCCATCTAAATTGACTGGCTTCCACAACTCCCTTAATTTGTTTTTTGGAGAAGCAATATTCTTTCACACTTAGATTGGCTATTGTTTCAGGTTTTTGCAGCATGTGTTAATTTTGGTTTTTATCAAAGGAATTTAATTCATTTATTATAAGCTCCTCTTTTTTTGTATTTAATTGTTCAAGAGATTCTGTGACTTTCTTAAAGACTTTATCTAATATTGATTTTTCTTCTGACGAAATATTACCTAACACATGAGAAATAGTATTGAATTGGTTTGTTTCCTGAATTAGTGGAGATGACCCAATACCAATTCTTATTCTATTAAAGTTTGATGTTTGCAATTGTTCAATGATGCTTTTAAGACCATTATGTCCACCTGAGCTCCCTTTTTTTCTAAATCTTATTTTTCCAAGGGGCAGATCTTTATCATCGACAATGATGAAAATCTGATCTAAATTAATTTTGTACCAATCAACTATTGCTCGGACAGAATCACCACTATTATTCATAAATGTATTAGGTAAAAATAGTCTGTAAGTGGATTCTTTGATCTTGAATTCAGAGCAGGAACTTTTAAGTTTTTCCTTTAATAAAAAATTTGAATTATATTTTTTCGAGAGATTTTGAAGCAGCATGAAACCTATGTTATGTCTGTTTTTTGAATACTTTTTTCCTGGATTTCCCAATCCAATTAAATATATATCTTTCATGTTGTATTTCTAAATCTATTACTTTAAAAATTATAAATAGACAAGCAAACTATAACCAAGTGAACAATATTCCAAAAAAGTTTTTAAAGAATATTCAAGTTTATAAATAACGTGATACCGGTTTCAGGATTTTAGTTTCCATTCCAATCAACTGAGAACCCTTGAAGTAGTAAGGATTGGTTATAGATCTGAAGAAGGATAACTAAAAAGACAAGTAGTAGTAAACCTATAACTGTCATTATAGGAACTGCACCCCAACCAGGTACAACTTTTCCTTGACCTGAATTACCAATTGCCTTTAAAAGACTTCCTAAAGCTGTTTTTTGACCCATGTTGAATTCACTAAATCGAATATTATTTCGCTATTGTATAAGAACTTATACATAAATTGTTTACAAACTTATCAAAATTGATGCAAACTTTATCATCGGCTCCAGATCCTGCAGTTTCCGTAGCAGTCACAATTCTGGTAATTCTTCTAGCTTTAACTGGTTTTGGTCTTTGGACTGCTTTTGGACCTAAGGCGAAAAAGCTTACTGATCCTTGGGATGATCATGATGATTAATGTCTTTAAAGTATTTCAAAATTTTCCAAAAATACAAAAAGTAAACCTTTTACCATAATTTAAATATAAATTTAATAGGATATAAATCTGTCAGCACTAGTAATTCCATGCTTGCCCTTAAAATTTCTGTATACACCATTGTCTTTTTCTTTATTGGAATCTTTCTCTTCGGATTTTTGGCTAGTGACCCTACTAGAACACCTAATAGAAAAGATTTAGAAAGTCCTCAAGATTAATTTTTTAAAAATTGCTAAATTTATTAAAATTAATTTATAAGAATTATATATTCCTTTTTATTTTTAATTTTTTTTTCTAGAAGTTTACTTACTAGAGTTAAATTTAATATAAGGCAGTTCTTCAAGCTTTTTTTCAACTAAAGAATTGTTTTTAAGTAATGTAGCTGTAGCATCCCACTCTCCAGATAAAAACATATTTCTTGAACTCTCTTTTATCTGGAGTTCGAAATTTAAATGTTCAGATTTAGCTAACGATTTTTTTAGATCAATTTTTAAGAATAAACTCTTATTTTCGTTATATTCTTGAATCTCATGTATTGATTTTTTCGTGAGCGTAAAACATGGAATTCCAATTGCAATACAATTGCTATAAAAAATTTCAGCAAAACTCTCACCTATTATCGCTTTTATACCCCATCTCATAAGCGCCTGAGGTGCATGTTCTCTGCTGGATCCACATCCAAAATTGCTGTTAACTACTAATATAGAGGCATTTTGGTTTTCCTCTAAATCAAAAGGATGCCTTCCCTTTAAAGTCTTTCTATCGTCTTCAAAAACAGATTCGCCCAATGAATCAAAGTTAACGCACTTTAAAAAACGTGCTGGAATTATTCGATCTGTATCAATGTCGTTACCTTTTAAGGAAATACATTTCCCGTTTATATGCAAGATTTTTCCAATTGGTTGGCTAAAATCTGATTCCATTAGTTGATTAATTCGCGAACATCACTGACTTTGCCATTAATTGCAGCAGCAGCAACCATTGCTGGACTCATTAGAAGTGTTCTTCCGCTTGGAGATCCTTGCCTACCTTTGAAATTTCTATTGCTAGAACTTGCACTTACTTGATTACCTATAAGCTTATCTGAATTCATTGCCAAACACATTGAGCAGCCTGGCTCTCTCCATTGAAATCCTGAATCCTTAAAAATCTTATCAAGCCCTTCTTGTTGTGCTTCAGTGGCCACTTTTTCTGAACCTGGCACTACAAATGCTTTTATGTTACTTGATATTTTTTTGCCTTTTAATACTTTAGCCGCAATTCTTAAGTCACTTATTCTTCCATTAGTGCAACTGCCTATGAAACAGACATCAACTGGAGTATTCTTAATTGACTGACCTGGTTTGAAACCCATATATTCATAAGCTTCTTCAGCAATTAATTGGTCATTTGGAGATAATTCTTCTAAAAGAGGGATCTTTTGATCGATGCCCACACTTTGACCTGGTGTAATTCCCCAGGTTACGGTTGGTTCTACTTTTGAAGCATCAAATTTAATAACATCATCATAAATAGAATTTGCATTGCTTTTTAATGATTTCCACCATAACAGCGCTTCATCCCAATTCTTGTTTCTGGGCGCACATAATTTATTTTTAATGTAATTAAAAGTCTTTTCATCAGGGTTTATGTAGCCACATCTCGCTCCTCCTTCAATAGACATATTGCATATTGTCATTCTTTCTTCCATTGATAATTCATTGATCGCGGGCCCTGCGAATTCATACGCGAAACCTACACCAGCCTTTACACCAAGTTCGTTAATAATATGAAGCACTAGATCCTTAGCATAAACCCCATGAGGTAATTTATTTTCACACCAAATTTGCCTTACCTTCAATTTGTTCATAGCTATGGTTTGGGTAGCAAGAACATCTCTTACTTGGCTTGTACCTATACCAAAAGCAATTGAGCCAAAAGCCCCATGAGTTGAAGTATGAGAATCTCCACAAGCGATTGTCATACCAGGCTGTGTTAACCCCAATTCTGGGGCAACTACATGTACGATTCCTTGATTCCCACTACCAATATTAAAGAATCTTATTTTATGTTCTAAGCAGTTTTTTTCAAGTGTTTCAATCATTTGCTCTGCAAGATTATCTTTGAAAGGTCTGCTTTGATTATCGGTTGGCACAATATGATCTACTGTAGCAATAGTCCTATTAGGAAATTTTACTTTTAAATTTTTGTCTTTTAACGCGCCAAATGCCTGAGGACTTGTTACTTCATGGATAAGGTGAAGACCAATAAAAA
This region of Prochlorococcus marinus str. GP2 genomic DNA includes:
- the ntcA gene encoding global nitrogen regulator NtcA, whose amino-acid sequence is MIPSSRGLNHFSSQQSGNNKINTVGERFPINRTLMEVIKGLDGASTEMVERSKTIFFPGDPAERVYLIRRGAVRLSRVYESGEEITVALLRENSLFGVLSLLTGHRSDRFYHAIAFTRVEMITAPANSVLRAIEEDASVGLLLLQGLSSRILQTETMIETLTHRDMSSRLVSFLMVLCRDFGVASEKGITVDLRLSHQAIAEAIGSTRVTITRLLGDLKDSGLLTIERKKITVFDPIALAKRFN
- a CDS encoding DUF3084 domain-containing protein produces the protein MAWILIVFLILLGGLIAPFGDLLGTKIGKARFSILKLRPKKTATIITIITGGFISSISIGLLLLISEEFRQRLFVDIPFLQKTLDESKKALIPLQEERRILEEKINIKEKELNKLKSDVKDFRSGNVVIKKGQTLFIAQVNSNPKVKFDLAKIYNSADKYVQKIVIPSKKEIKNILLWKPTDISEIERVATKGGNWIILIKAATNVLKGDNFVFVYPELLQNKIIVRKGEVITSEILINNDLDYKNINFKIRTLLRKTRDQIKSKGSITNEITTRGDFIKKIIDSLDTNRNIKYKLEVVSLRDSKTSDPILVDLTITEE
- a CDS encoding DUF3146 family protein, whose product is MLQKPETIANLSVKEYCFSKKQIKGVVEASQFRWTFTWSFNKGLLIVHPPLGRALIEDALLRFLLRKDYELEAGNQYKFSISAKF
- the pth gene encoding aminoacyl-tRNA hydrolase codes for the protein MKDIYLIGLGNPGKKYSKNRHNIGFMLLQNLSKKYNSNFLLKEKLKSSCSEFKIKESTYRLFLPNTFMNNSGDSVRAIVDWYKINLDQIFIIVDDKDLPLGKIRFRKKGSSGGHNGLKSIIEQLQTSNFNRIRIGIGSSPLIQETNQFNTISHVLGNISSEEKSILDKVFKKVTESLEQLNTKKEELIINELNSFDKNQN
- the psbH gene encoding photosystem II reaction center phosphoprotein PsbH produces the protein MGQKTALGSLLKAIGNSGQGKVVPGWGAVPIMTVIGLLLLVFLVILLQIYNQSLLLQGFSVDWNGN
- the psbN gene encoding photosystem II reaction center protein PsbN, which gives rise to MQTLSSAPDPAVSVAVTILVILLALTGFGLWTAFGPKAKKLTDPWDDHDD
- a CDS encoding photosystem II reaction center protein I yields the protein MLALKISVYTIVFFFIGIFLFGFLASDPTRTPNRKDLESPQD
- the leuD gene encoding 3-isopropylmalate dehydratase small subunit, coding for MESDFSQPIGKILHINGKCISLKGNDIDTDRIIPARFLKCVNFDSLGESVFEDDRKTLKGRHPFDLEENQNASILVVNSNFGCGSSREHAPQALMRWGIKAIIGESFAEIFYSNCIAIGIPCFTLTKKSIHEIQEYNENKSLFLKIDLKKSLAKSEHLNFELQIKESSRNMFLSGEWDATATLLKNNSLVEKKLEELPYIKFNSSK
- the leuC gene encoding 3-isopropylmalate dehydratase large subunit; translation: MSQDTLFDKVWDLHKVSSLPGGSDQIFIGLHLIHEVTSPQAFGALKDKNLKVKFPNRTIATVDHIVPTDNQSRPFKDNLAEQMIETLEKNCLEHKIRFFNIGSGNQGIVHVVAPELGLTQPGMTIACGDSHTSTHGAFGSIAFGIGTSQVRDVLATQTIAMNKLKVRQIWCENKLPHGVYAKDLVLHIINELGVKAGVGFAYEFAGPAINELSMEERMTICNMSIEGGARCGYINPDEKTFNYIKNKLCAPRNKNWDEALLWWKSLKSNANSIYDDVIKFDASKVEPTVTWGITPGQSVGIDQKIPLLEELSPNDQLIAEEAYEYMGFKPGQSIKNTPVDVCFIGSCTNGRISDLRIAAKVLKGKKISSNIKAFVVPGSEKVATEAQQEGLDKIFKDSGFQWREPGCSMCLAMNSDKLIGNQVSASSSNRNFKGRQGSPSGRTLLMSPAMVAAAAINGKVSDVRELIN